Proteins from one Enterobacter bugandensis genomic window:
- a CDS encoding LuxR C-terminal-related transcriptional regulator, whose translation MKVRIAIADEHTIIRRGVLSMITNMPSLFSDGSPRPEFCIQGDTATPSELLSLLSQQPVDILFLGFSLATSQTVNPLNGMDGVLLIKWLSRKYPQLKIIVLSPYKNTQLIRMSLEAGAKAYISRDTCEKTLSRTLTSVINGEVYIERELMHSLFQTGAQTEQELSPREIDVLRMLCKGMSLTEIARQLHLSNKTVSAHKLRAMEKLGVNSDCQLYCLLAKTQMFDIAI comes from the coding sequence ATGAAAGTCCGTATCGCTATTGCCGATGAGCACACCATTATCCGTCGTGGCGTCTTATCCATGATCACTAATATGCCCTCTCTTTTCAGCGACGGCTCACCCCGCCCGGAGTTTTGCATTCAGGGCGATACCGCAACGCCATCTGAGCTGCTTTCACTGCTATCCCAACAGCCTGTCGACATTCTGTTCCTTGGCTTTTCTCTTGCCACCAGCCAAACCGTTAACCCGCTCAACGGAATGGACGGCGTATTGCTGATTAAATGGCTCAGCCGTAAATATCCGCAGCTTAAAATCATTGTGCTTTCGCCCTACAAAAACACGCAGCTTATCCGCATGTCGCTGGAGGCAGGCGCCAAAGCCTATATTAGTCGGGACACCTGTGAGAAAACCCTGAGCAGAACGCTGACGTCAGTGATCAATGGGGAAGTTTATATTGAGCGCGAGCTGATGCATTCCCTGTTCCAGACCGGCGCACAAACGGAGCAAGAGCTCTCGCCCCGTGAAATTGATGTGTTGCGTATGCTCTGCAAAGGGATGAGTCTGACAGAGATCGCCAGACAGCTGCATTTGAGTAATAAAACCGTCAGCGCCCATAAACTGCGCGCGATGGAAAAACTGGGGGTAAACAGCGACTGTCAGCTCTATTGCCTGCTGGCGAAAACGCAAATGTTCGATATTGCTATCTGA
- a CDS encoding ATP-binding protein, with amino-acid sequence MRRGWLATLFILMLISGHAAAGTLRVGLLSAAPPFLVIDRPPGILDDEISILFSNTTLPDVQRFSDPATALDALKRKHIDVLIAARRPAADLVASEPMFAFPLASLSIKEGRGVTLCFPELPSEVATRCSATGSASPGENVRQLAAGKAREFIAPEFVLRNWLTHSPATTLTLTPLDDTPPLHFRAWALPEQANTLEIFNERIHTLNPEDAEWLEQKWLLPDGSVFDARHSPVKENAPKITLHVLLPAISPPMVTLTPDGHIQGVWRDLLLNLFPSNLYSLTFNLDAPPLQYAENTLRIVASATPPSKSAITFDSLSWALLSEDSNPLSGSLSALQHKRIAVIRISPLVTLLRQALPADNLVLVNSLDQGFELLKAGGADGLAGDAFILHHLLRQHNASNLSLTPLALPEVPLWFVPNISDPADAKRVNAVIASVTQADIYASLNLSQAVQTTPTAPVQSLWLVMLAVVAICAAFVALLTFSAAQSQRRQRERDTAELHNALSLWQTLMNNVPVPLFVCDPTGRLTRYNDSFIHSPLLTALPEEGAPFFSLPLGELAQQFTLPHRLSLLHAASPLTGETTQNNSTLYWWLCRYTDTRGRPQGVVGGWIDITEKAALTAALNQALAQAEQASTEKSNFLARMSHDIRTPLNAMLGLLEMERDKSESLNIAWQAAGSLRDVIGGVLDLSRIEAGELRLEPQAWPLWQTLNASAEIFASSANAKGLHWRSELNVPHDGWFLFDKARLNQVIANLLGNAIKYTPQGEIVFHAELNGEHLQLLIRDTGIGIPADALPHLGQPWFQTDSSTPQSSGLGLAICYQLVELMGGVLTIASEAGSGTQVTVSIPLHVASPAATAYETPVITPLPLHRIMIVDDFPANLTVLALQLQELGQEVIPCASAGEALARLENEPVDILITDCQMALMDGYQLTSLILLRDIAGSITAPAAILGYTASALQSEDDRAKHAGMDALLRKPLSLNALHQALAQQYSLRNQGPDLSELRRLANGQPEIMTLMRQQMREAITLDTRQLRENTPSPQTLSQLAHRLKASWSLFAMRNATRTCQAIEVLPEMLAAGVITTEALPALTSRFCARMEANLQQLDTALKELSDKY; translated from the coding sequence ATGCGCAGAGGCTGGCTGGCGACATTATTTATCCTCATGCTGATAAGCGGGCATGCGGCGGCTGGCACGCTGCGCGTGGGCCTGCTGAGCGCCGCGCCGCCTTTTCTCGTAATCGATCGGCCGCCGGGCATTCTGGATGATGAAATCAGCATATTGTTTAGCAATACGACGCTGCCGGACGTCCAGCGTTTTAGCGACCCGGCAACGGCGCTGGATGCGTTGAAGCGAAAGCACATCGATGTGTTAATCGCCGCCCGGCGTCCTGCAGCCGATCTGGTCGCCAGCGAGCCAATGTTCGCTTTCCCGCTGGCGTCCCTGAGCATAAAAGAGGGACGCGGCGTTACACTGTGCTTTCCGGAATTACCGTCAGAGGTCGCGACCCGCTGCTCTGCGACGGGTTCAGCCTCACCGGGAGAAAACGTCAGGCAGCTGGCAGCAGGGAAAGCGCGGGAATTCATCGCCCCGGAGTTTGTTTTACGTAACTGGCTGACCCACTCCCCCGCCACCACGCTGACCCTGACGCCGCTGGACGATACTCCCCCGCTACATTTTCGTGCCTGGGCTCTGCCTGAGCAGGCAAACACGCTGGAAATCTTCAACGAGCGTATTCACACCCTTAACCCGGAAGATGCTGAATGGCTGGAACAAAAGTGGCTTTTGCCGGACGGCAGCGTCTTTGACGCCCGCCATTCCCCCGTGAAGGAAAATGCGCCCAAAATCACGCTGCACGTTTTGCTTCCCGCTATTTCGCCGCCAATGGTCACGCTCACGCCTGACGGGCATATTCAGGGGGTATGGCGCGATTTGCTGCTCAATCTGTTTCCGTCCAACCTGTATAGCCTGACCTTCAACCTTGATGCGCCCCCGCTTCAGTATGCGGAGAACACGTTGCGCATAGTCGCCAGCGCGACGCCACCGTCAAAGAGTGCCATCACGTTTGACTCACTGAGCTGGGCCCTGCTCAGTGAGGACAGCAACCCGCTTTCCGGCTCCTTGTCCGCATTACAGCATAAGCGGATTGCCGTCATACGCATCTCTCCGCTCGTCACGTTACTGCGTCAGGCGTTACCTGCGGATAACCTGGTGCTGGTTAACTCGCTCGATCAGGGTTTTGAATTGCTCAAAGCCGGAGGCGCGGACGGGCTTGCGGGCGATGCGTTTATACTCCATCACCTGCTGCGCCAGCATAACGCCAGCAATCTGTCGCTGACGCCGCTGGCGCTGCCGGAAGTGCCGCTATGGTTTGTACCAAATATTTCTGACCCGGCGGATGCCAAAAGGGTGAATGCGGTCATAGCGTCCGTAACGCAGGCTGATATCTACGCGAGCCTTAACCTGTCGCAGGCCGTACAGACGACACCCACCGCCCCGGTGCAATCGCTATGGCTGGTCATGCTCGCCGTGGTGGCGATTTGCGCGGCATTCGTCGCCCTGCTGACCTTTAGCGCCGCGCAGAGCCAGCGACGCCAGCGCGAGCGGGACACGGCAGAGCTGCACAACGCGCTCTCACTCTGGCAAACTCTGATGAACAATGTCCCGGTGCCGCTGTTTGTCTGCGATCCGACCGGGCGGCTGACGCGCTATAACGACTCCTTTATTCACTCACCGTTACTCACGGCACTGCCCGAAGAGGGCGCCCCCTTTTTCAGCCTGCCTTTGGGCGAGCTTGCCCAACAGTTTACGTTGCCGCATCGCCTCTCGCTGCTCCATGCCGCGTCGCCGTTAACGGGTGAAACCACTCAGAACAATTCCACCCTTTACTGGTGGCTTTGCCGCTATACCGATACGCGGGGGCGGCCTCAGGGCGTGGTCGGAGGCTGGATCGATATCACTGAAAAAGCCGCGCTGACCGCTGCGCTCAATCAGGCGCTGGCGCAGGCGGAGCAGGCCAGCACTGAAAAATCGAACTTCCTCGCCCGCATGAGCCATGACATTCGTACCCCGCTCAACGCCATGCTGGGCCTGCTTGAGATGGAGCGCGACAAAAGCGAGTCCCTCAACATCGCCTGGCAGGCAGCCGGGTCATTGCGCGACGTGATTGGCGGCGTACTGGATTTGTCGCGCATTGAAGCAGGCGAGTTAAGGCTGGAGCCACAGGCCTGGCCCCTGTGGCAGACGCTTAACGCCAGCGCGGAGATTTTTGCCAGCAGCGCCAACGCTAAAGGTCTCCACTGGCGCAGCGAGTTGAACGTGCCGCACGACGGCTGGTTCCTGTTCGATAAAGCACGGCTGAATCAGGTCATCGCCAATCTGTTGGGCAACGCCATTAAATATACGCCGCAGGGAGAAATTGTTTTTCACGCCGAGCTCAACGGTGAACATTTGCAGCTGTTGATTCGCGACACTGGCATCGGTATCCCGGCCGATGCCCTTCCACACCTCGGCCAGCCGTGGTTTCAGACTGACAGCAGCACGCCGCAAAGCAGCGGGCTGGGGCTGGCGATCTGTTACCAGTTAGTCGAGCTGATGGGAGGCGTGCTGACGATAGCCAGCGAAGCGGGGAGCGGTACGCAGGTGACGGTGAGCATACCGCTTCATGTCGCCAGCCCGGCGGCAACGGCCTATGAGACACCTGTAATAACCCCGCTGCCACTGCATCGCATTATGATCGTTGACGATTTTCCGGCAAACCTGACGGTGTTAGCGCTCCAGCTGCAGGAGCTGGGTCAGGAGGTTATTCCTTGCGCCAGCGCTGGCGAAGCCCTTGCGCGCCTGGAAAACGAGCCGGTGGATATCCTGATAACCGACTGCCAGATGGCCCTCATGGACGGCTATCAACTTACATCGTTAATACTCCTGCGCGATATTGCCGGCAGCATCACCGCGCCGGCCGCGATTCTCGGTTACACCGCCAGCGCGCTGCAGAGTGAGGACGATCGGGCAAAACATGCCGGAATGGACGCGTTATTGCGAAAACCGCTCTCCCTCAATGCCCTGCATCAGGCGCTGGCGCAGCAATACAGCCTGCGCAATCAGGGGCCTGACCTCAGCGAACTCCGGCGTCTGGCCAACGGTCAACCGGAGATCATGACCCTGATGCGCCAGCAAATGCGCGAAGCCATTACCCTTGATACTCGACAGCTACGGGAAAACACCCCGTCACCGCAAACGCTAAGCCAGCTCGCGCATCGTCTGAAGGCCTCCTGGAGCCTTTTTGCCATGCGCAACGCCACCCGCACCTGTCAGGCAATTGAAGTGTTGCCGGAGATGCTGGCGGCAGGGGTCATAACGACTGAAGCCCTGCCTGCGCTGACATCGCGTTTCTGCGCGCGCATGGAAGCCAATCTGCAGCAACTTGATACCGCACTGAAGGAATTATCTGACAAGTACTAA
- a CDS encoding cytochrome b — protein MQTSLVIAKRYDRFSRLLHWVVAAVIIYAMCMGYILHALEGTRWFTFFSVLNMSLGTIATPVMMVRFVWRFFRPSVPYPATVAGRKKQLVVFIHELFYLTIMVVLVSGFLMLQKDYNLFGLVPVSRPIAIAEVNAFFFQVHRYSCILLGVILLGHVAAVLKYTFSGQREILQRML, from the coding sequence ATGCAAACTTCTCTGGTTATTGCCAAACGTTACGATCGGTTTTCTCGCCTTCTGCACTGGGTGGTCGCAGCCGTCATTATCTACGCGATGTGCATGGGCTATATTCTGCACGCGCTGGAAGGAACCCGCTGGTTTACCTTTTTCTCCGTGCTGAATATGTCGCTGGGTACCATCGCCACGCCTGTCATGATGGTGCGCTTCGTCTGGCGTTTCTTCCGCCCTTCGGTGCCCTATCCGGCAACGGTAGCCGGACGTAAAAAACAGCTGGTGGTATTTATTCATGAGCTGTTTTATCTGACCATTATGGTGGTGCTGGTTAGCGGTTTTCTGATGCTGCAAAAAGACTACAACCTGTTTGGTCTGGTGCCGGTTTCCCGCCCGATTGCCATCGCCGAAGTGAATGCGTTTTTCTTCCAGGTGCATCGCTATAGCTGCATTCTGCTGGGTGTGATTCTGCTTGGGCATGTCGCGGCGGTGTTGAAGTACACCTTTAGCGGGCAGCGGGAGATTCTGCAGCGGATGCTGTGA
- a CDS encoding winged helix-turn-helix domain-containing protein, whose protein sequence is MNNEEISLSASVTFVPEKSSLATVDHGDIHLTPNERRLLELILSGKCKKETIFEEIWLNQGMIVSESSYHQLIKMLRRKLQNAGLPGSIIKTIPRYGVVLAPCETQDSEVACPPPEEADNASCPTPVDCPSLPAITAESMKTPSRQYGTLLAALCSLLIILPTVVVVCTADTPQAFQENLYVDGVMFHLSSLRSVDRQALARKRHALPAGINNVYIASNGPKVFVAQCEGELSQEGKCGYEYYSSY, encoded by the coding sequence GTGAATAACGAAGAAATCTCTCTTTCAGCGTCAGTAACGTTCGTACCGGAAAAATCATCTCTGGCAACCGTGGATCATGGTGATATACATCTGACGCCCAACGAACGTCGTTTGCTGGAGTTGATCCTCAGCGGCAAATGTAAAAAAGAGACCATATTTGAAGAGATCTGGCTTAACCAGGGCATGATTGTTAGCGAATCCAGCTATCACCAGCTTATAAAAATGCTCCGCCGCAAGCTGCAAAATGCCGGCCTGCCGGGCTCGATCATTAAAACCATTCCCCGTTATGGTGTAGTACTGGCACCCTGCGAAACGCAGGACAGTGAGGTCGCTTGCCCGCCGCCAGAAGAGGCTGATAACGCGTCTTGTCCCACTCCCGTCGATTGCCCGTCGTTGCCTGCTATCACGGCGGAGTCAATGAAAACTCCCTCACGTCAATACGGGACTCTGCTGGCGGCGCTGTGCAGCTTGTTGATTATCCTTCCAACGGTGGTGGTGGTTTGCACGGCGGACACGCCGCAGGCGTTTCAGGAAAATCTCTACGTAGATGGCGTCATGTTTCATCTCTCTTCGCTGCGCAGTGTCGATCGGCAGGCGCTGGCGAGAAAGCGGCATGCCCTGCCGGCGGGCATCAATAACGTGTACATCGCGTCGAACGGTCCAAAAGTGTTCGTTGCGCAATGTGAAGGCGAACTATCTCAGGAGGGAAAATGCGGTTACGAATACTATTCGTCATATTGA
- a CDS encoding response regulator transcription factor, producing MLKTVLIADDHPVYLLGLRTLLQTRPDLYRVVHEALSADELMNKLASEPVDIIITDLSMPGTRSPDGLTMIRSLIRHYPQSMIVVVTMITNPELLDSLRRSGVHAVLNKASLSNNLLQTLRSTLRGQIEPVKPQAQLTERETEVLRLLVRGFTVNEISAQLNRTKQTISTQKKSAMSKLNARNDFELLQCAQSLGLVS from the coding sequence ATGCTAAAAACAGTTCTGATTGCCGACGACCACCCTGTCTATTTATTAGGCTTGCGCACATTGCTGCAGACGCGCCCGGACCTTTATCGGGTCGTTCACGAAGCGCTCAGTGCTGATGAACTCATGAATAAACTGGCGAGCGAGCCTGTCGATATCATCATCACCGACCTGAGTATGCCCGGCACGCGCAGCCCGGACGGATTAACCATGATCCGCTCGCTGATTCGCCATTATCCGCAGAGCATGATTGTGGTGGTCACCATGATCACCAATCCTGAGCTTCTGGACTCGCTGCGGCGCAGCGGGGTGCATGCCGTTCTCAACAAAGCCAGTTTGTCCAACAATCTGCTGCAGACGCTGCGCAGCACCCTGCGGGGGCAAATCGAACCGGTGAAGCCTCAGGCGCAGTTGACCGAACGGGAAACAGAAGTGCTGCGCCTGCTGGTGCGCGGTTTCACCGTGAACGAGATCAGCGCCCAGCTTAACCGGACGAAGCAGACCATCAGTACGCAAAAAAAGAGTGCCATGAGCAAACTCAACGCCAGGAATGATTTCGAGCTGCTCCAGTGCGCGCAAAGTCTGGGGCTGGTTAGCTGA
- a CDS encoding glycosyl hydrolase family 18 protein — MLVSTFSHAAATDAASQMPDISQKKILVGYWHNWGINPEEIDKARGYQGGLPSDMSLREVPRGYNVVNVSFMKVMDGQSGNIPTFKPYNASDEEFRAQVAELNEQGRAVLISLGGADAHIALNKDQTEALAAEIIRLTDRYGFDGLDIDLEQTAITAADNSTVIPAALKMVRDHYQQQGKHFIISMAPEFPYLQSDRGVNYKAYLQNLEGVYDFIAPQYYNQAGDGVNMMTQEEKDEVGEWWLPQEWGKGYSDRQKELFLYYLTDSLANGTRGYVKIPANKLVIGLPANADAAGTGYVRDAQSVFNALSRLEAKNEAVKGLMTWSVNWDNGNTKNGQHYGYEFLNRYQSILDGSLPDGGDETDTQAPTQVQGVQATLKGQDVSLSWLPAKDNTGVAGYAIWRGLEKIGDTHELNFTDTQTQPGMSYRYTVIAYDAANNFATPSQPVNVTVPDNDDGGGEEGGQGGDVTPFTPGKLYAVGDKVLYEGNVYRCQIGHTGASHWSPDRARNLWVAE; from the coding sequence ATGCTGGTCAGCACGTTTAGCCATGCGGCCGCAACCGACGCCGCCTCACAGATGCCGGATATCAGTCAGAAAAAAATTCTCGTAGGTTATTGGCACAACTGGGGAATTAACCCGGAAGAGATAGACAAAGCGCGCGGCTATCAGGGAGGCTTACCTTCTGATATGTCGCTGCGTGAAGTGCCGAGAGGCTACAACGTCGTCAACGTCTCCTTCATGAAAGTTATGGATGGCCAGAGCGGGAATATCCCCACCTTCAAACCCTACAACGCGAGCGATGAGGAGTTCCGCGCTCAGGTTGCAGAGCTGAACGAGCAGGGGCGCGCGGTGTTGATTTCACTGGGCGGCGCTGACGCGCACATTGCACTGAACAAAGACCAGACTGAAGCGCTTGCAGCGGAGATTATTCGCCTGACCGATCGCTATGGTTTTGATGGTCTTGATATCGACCTGGAGCAGACGGCCATTACCGCGGCTGACAACAGTACGGTGATCCCGGCGGCGCTGAAAATGGTGCGCGACCATTATCAGCAGCAGGGCAAACACTTCATCATTAGCATGGCGCCAGAGTTCCCTTATCTTCAGTCCGATCGCGGGGTGAACTACAAAGCCTACCTGCAAAATCTTGAGGGCGTGTATGACTTTATCGCTCCACAGTATTACAACCAGGCGGGCGACGGCGTGAATATGATGACGCAGGAGGAGAAGGACGAAGTCGGTGAATGGTGGCTGCCGCAGGAATGGGGGAAGGGCTATAGCGACCGTCAAAAAGAGCTTTTCCTTTACTATCTCACCGACAGCCTGGCAAACGGGACGCGCGGTTATGTGAAGATCCCGGCGAACAAGCTGGTGATTGGTCTCCCGGCCAATGCGGATGCGGCAGGAACCGGCTATGTGCGAGACGCGCAGAGTGTCTTTAACGCACTTTCGCGACTGGAAGCGAAAAATGAAGCGGTAAAAGGGCTCATGACCTGGTCAGTGAACTGGGACAATGGCAACACTAAAAATGGTCAACATTACGGCTATGAATTTCTGAACCGCTACCAGAGCATCCTTGACGGCAGTCTGCCGGATGGGGGCGACGAAACGGATACTCAGGCGCCAACACAGGTGCAGGGCGTGCAAGCCACGCTGAAGGGGCAGGATGTTTCGCTCAGCTGGCTGCCAGCTAAGGATAATACGGGCGTGGCGGGGTATGCCATCTGGCGCGGTCTGGAAAAGATCGGTGATACCCATGAACTCAACTTTACCGACACCCAAACCCAGCCTGGCATGAGCTATCGCTATACGGTCATCGCCTATGATGCAGCCAACAACTTCGCTACGCCGAGCCAGCCGGTCAACGTTACCGTGCCCGATAATGACGATGGCGGAGGCGAAGAGGGCGGCCAGGGCGGCGACGTTACCCCATTCACGCCGGGCAAACTCTATGCCGTAGGGGATAAAGTGCTCTATGAGGGCAACGTTTATCGCTGTCAGATTGGCCATACAGGTGCCAGCCATTGGTCGCCGGATCGGGCCCGCAACTTGTGGGTAGCTGAATAA
- a CDS encoding ANR family transcriptional regulator, with product MDWQSDKRDPATLWFSLSSRAAEHEQGKEWHIAALLWKEAAQYAKAHLNIEWANLRGDFCTLRANRLPKYNE from the coding sequence ATGGACTGGCAAAGCGACAAACGCGATCCTGCTACCCTGTGGTTTTCACTTTCTTCACGAGCGGCAGAACATGAACAGGGAAAGGAGTGGCATATCGCGGCATTATTGTGGAAAGAAGCGGCACAATATGCAAAAGCGCATCTGAATATTGAATGGGCGAACTTGCGCGGAGACTTTTGTACTTTACGTGCAAACAGGCTGCCTAAATATAACGAGTAG
- a CDS encoding prepilin peptidase, which translates to MVESVILVFSVFLGAIIGSFCNVIIYRLPLILHGEALSLSWPASHCPRCKHPIKFRHNVPLMGWLLLRGRCASCGQAISWRYPLVEGLMALLYGVIIWQQGVTPQSLFDLLAMTFLLPLLFIDLRTMLLPDRLTLPLLVMSLAFAVSGYSRVEPTQALIAALLGFGVPWTLSLLFRLLRGHEGMGMGDMKLLAAIGAWLGPLALLDVFVASTLLALITALILLRIKPGQPFPFGPYPIIAAIGWVILCR; encoded by the coding sequence ATGGTTGAGAGTGTAATACTCGTTTTTAGCGTTTTTCTGGGCGCCATTATCGGCAGTTTTTGCAATGTCATCATTTATCGGCTCCCCTTGATTCTCCACGGTGAAGCACTCTCTTTATCGTGGCCTGCTTCCCATTGCCCACGCTGTAAACACCCCATTAAATTTCGCCACAATGTTCCTCTGATGGGCTGGCTGCTGCTGCGCGGGCGCTGCGCCAGCTGTGGTCAGGCGATATCGTGGCGCTATCCGCTGGTTGAAGGGCTTATGGCGCTGCTGTACGGGGTGATTATCTGGCAGCAGGGCGTCACGCCGCAGAGCCTGTTCGACCTGCTGGCGATGACGTTTTTGCTGCCGCTGCTGTTTATTGACCTGCGCACCATGCTCCTGCCCGACCGTCTGACGCTCCCGCTGCTGGTGATGTCGCTGGCGTTTGCCGTCAGCGGCTATAGCCGGGTGGAGCCAACGCAGGCATTAATCGCCGCTCTGCTGGGATTTGGCGTGCCCTGGACGCTCTCTTTGCTGTTCCGTTTATTGCGCGGCCATGAAGGGATGGGGATGGGGGATATGAAACTGCTGGCGGCGATCGGGGCGTGGCTTGGCCCGCTGGCGCTGCTGGATGTTTTTGTTGCCTCGACCCTGCTGGCGCTGATCACGGCGCTGATTCTGTTGCGGATCAAGCCCGGTCAACCGTTTCCCTTCGGACCGTATCCGATTATCGCCGCGATAGGGTGGGTGATCTTATGCCGATAA